A stretch of Corallococcus silvisoli DNA encodes these proteins:
- a CDS encoding GNAT family N-acetyltransferase — protein MASAEYGLPRDEQELAAIADITAQAFAMSATDAETVVLKNSAESSLRILRVNGEVAATLTLIRMGQFLGGRGVPLIGVGGVGVAPAHRGAGAATRLFRHFLREMRDAGSPLSVLYPATQPLYRRVGYELAGARYEIHVDAASLELGERSLSLRPSRLSDDAAVEACYRRFAAQHHGWLDRGDYIWRRVRTPRNDTAHGFVVEGDSGVEGYVYLVRQLAPQGAVPKQVLKLTDLTATTPAAARRLLRFLGDHRSLAQDVVWFGGADEPLLTLLREQTYQVKLSMHWMARLLDVPRALEARGFVPGLSGALHLDVEDDLFPENQGRFVLEVEGGTARVRPGGEGRMRLHARALAPLYTGFLTPRALQLAGMLSADDASLDAASALFAGPSPSMRDMF, from the coding sequence ATGGCGTCAGCGGAGTACGGACTTCCACGGGATGAGCAGGAGCTGGCCGCCATCGCGGACATCACCGCGCAGGCCTTCGCGATGTCCGCCACGGACGCGGAGACGGTGGTGCTCAAGAACAGCGCGGAGTCCTCGCTGCGCATCCTGCGCGTGAACGGGGAGGTGGCCGCGACGCTCACCCTCATCCGCATGGGCCAGTTCCTGGGCGGCCGTGGGGTGCCCCTCATCGGCGTGGGGGGCGTGGGGGTCGCTCCGGCGCACCGGGGCGCGGGGGCCGCCACGCGCCTCTTCCGCCACTTCCTGCGCGAGATGCGCGACGCGGGCTCGCCGCTGTCCGTGCTCTACCCCGCGACGCAGCCGCTCTACCGGCGCGTGGGCTACGAGCTGGCCGGCGCCCGCTATGAGATCCACGTCGACGCCGCCTCGCTGGAGCTGGGGGAGCGCTCGCTGTCCCTGCGGCCCTCGCGGCTGTCGGACGACGCGGCGGTGGAGGCGTGTTACCGGCGCTTCGCCGCCCAGCACCACGGCTGGTTGGACCGGGGGGATTACATCTGGCGGCGCGTGCGGACGCCGCGCAACGACACCGCCCACGGCTTCGTCGTGGAGGGGGACTCCGGCGTGGAGGGCTACGTGTACCTCGTGCGTCAGCTCGCGCCCCAGGGCGCCGTGCCCAAGCAGGTGTTGAAGCTCACGGACCTCACGGCCACGACCCCCGCCGCCGCGCGCCGGCTCCTGCGCTTCCTGGGCGACCACCGCTCGCTGGCGCAGGACGTGGTGTGGTTCGGCGGCGCGGACGAGCCGCTGCTCACGCTGCTGCGCGAACAGACGTACCAGGTGAAGCTGTCCATGCACTGGATGGCGCGGCTGCTGGACGTCCCCCGGGCCCTGGAGGCGCGCGGCTTCGTCCCCGGCCTCTCCGGCGCGCTGCACCTGGACGTGGAGGACGACCTCTTCCCGGAGAACCAGGGGCGCTTCGTCCTGGAGGTGGAGGGGGGCACCGCCCGCGTGCGGCCCGGCGGGGAGGGCCGCATGCGGCTGCACGCGCGCGCCCTGGCCCCGCTCTACACCGGCTTCCTCACGCCCCGGGCGCTCCAGCTGGCCGGGATGCTGAGCGCGGACGACGCGTCGCTCGACGCCGCCAGCGCCCTGTTCGCGGGCCCCTCGCCGTCGATGCGCGACATGTTCTGA
- a CDS encoding NAD-dependent epimerase/dehydratase family protein: protein MRAFVTGGSGFVGKHLLTALAKRGEPARALARSPGAAQAVQAAGGEPWEGELTDPERLRLGMEGCDTVFHAAAHVKMSGPRAAFYETNVRGTEAALEAARAAGVKRFVHVSTEAVLADGGPMVNLHETHPLPARAVGPYPSTKGEAERRVLQVHSPEFTTVAVRPRLVWGPGDTTVLPSLVAAVKAGRFRWIGGGHYLTSTCHVANAVEGMLLAAQKGQGGQAYFLTDGAPVEFRAFVTALLKTQGVEPGDKSLPTALAAAVAVVGDFAWDLLGFKGAPPLSRTELLLVGQEVTVSDEKARLELGYTGSVSREEGLRALAANAGGGAHEGPQLG, encoded by the coding sequence GTGCGCGCGTTCGTCACTGGTGGCTCGGGGTTCGTCGGGAAGCACCTGCTCACGGCGCTCGCGAAGCGCGGGGAGCCGGCGCGCGCGCTGGCCCGCTCGCCCGGCGCCGCCCAGGCGGTCCAGGCCGCGGGGGGCGAGCCGTGGGAAGGCGAGCTGACCGACCCGGAGCGCCTGCGCCTGGGCATGGAGGGCTGTGACACCGTCTTCCACGCCGCCGCGCACGTGAAGATGTCCGGCCCCCGCGCGGCCTTCTACGAAACCAACGTGCGCGGCACGGAGGCGGCGCTGGAGGCGGCGAGGGCGGCGGGCGTGAAGCGCTTCGTGCACGTGAGCACCGAGGCCGTGCTGGCGGATGGCGGCCCCATGGTGAACCTCCATGAAACGCACCCCTTGCCCGCGCGCGCCGTGGGCCCGTACCCGTCCACCAAGGGCGAGGCCGAGCGGCGCGTGCTCCAGGTCCACTCGCCGGAGTTCACCACCGTCGCCGTCCGGCCCCGGCTCGTCTGGGGACCGGGTGACACCACCGTGCTGCCGTCGCTGGTGGCCGCGGTGAAGGCGGGGCGCTTCCGCTGGATTGGCGGCGGGCACTACCTGACGTCCACCTGCCACGTGGCCAACGCCGTGGAGGGGATGCTGCTGGCCGCGCAGAAGGGGCAGGGCGGTCAGGCGTACTTCCTCACCGACGGGGCGCCCGTGGAGTTCCGCGCCTTCGTCACCGCGCTCCTGAAGACGCAGGGCGTGGAGCCCGGCGACAAGTCGCTGCCCACCGCGCTCGCCGCGGCGGTGGCCGTGGTGGGCGACTTCGCCTGGGACCTGCTGGGTTTCAAGGGCGCGCCGCCCCTGTCGCGCACGGAGCTGCTGCTGGTGGGCCAGGAGGTGACGGTGAGCGACGAGAAGGCCCGGCTGGAGCTGGGCTACACGGGCAGCGTGTCGCGGGAAGAAGGGCTGCGGGCGCTGGCGGCGAACGCCGGCGGGGGCGCGCACGAAGGCCCCCAGCTGGGGTAG
- a CDS encoding WGR domain-containing protein yields the protein MRRFEFVDGNSSKFWVPEVQGATFIVTYGRIGTAGQRKEKVFPDEEAALREYTKKVAEKTREGYAEVGAGEAPPAPPPKAAAAPPPALVLPRRVVPATPGPEAVAAAGSALALLQTRLKGPSWKVTRLARKARHALRALGGVDPAAHPALAAPFAALMARVVGPKAEGRLPLRHALGLLSQVDVAAFQRAAEAWKAAPQGSVPPGVASARTLNDPELALRVTALLAERPDLRDGSEDAWAKRWTALKPHVEAHLSGAGSSLAAFVGGVEAGGDAHLSKRLARLGA from the coding sequence ATGCGCAGGTTCGAGTTCGTCGACGGCAACAGCTCCAAGTTCTGGGTGCCCGAGGTGCAGGGCGCCACCTTCATCGTCACCTACGGCCGCATCGGCACGGCCGGGCAGCGCAAGGAGAAGGTCTTCCCGGACGAGGAAGCCGCCCTGCGCGAGTACACCAAGAAGGTCGCGGAGAAGACGCGCGAGGGCTACGCCGAGGTGGGCGCCGGAGAGGCCCCGCCCGCGCCGCCCCCGAAGGCCGCCGCCGCGCCGCCCCCGGCGCTCGTGCTGCCCCGCCGCGTGGTGCCCGCCACGCCGGGCCCGGAGGCGGTGGCCGCGGCGGGCTCGGCGCTCGCGCTGCTCCAGACGCGCCTCAAGGGCCCCAGCTGGAAGGTGACGCGGCTGGCGCGCAAGGCCCGGCACGCGCTGCGCGCCCTGGGCGGCGTGGACCCCGCGGCGCACCCGGCCCTGGCCGCGCCCTTCGCCGCGCTGATGGCGCGCGTGGTGGGGCCCAAGGCGGAAGGCCGGCTCCCGCTGCGCCATGCGCTGGGGCTGCTGTCGCAGGTGGACGTGGCCGCCTTCCAGCGGGCGGCGGAGGCGTGGAAGGCCGCGCCCCAGGGCTCGGTGCCGCCGGGCGTGGCCTCCGCGCGCACGCTCAACGACCCGGAGCTGGCGCTGCGGGTGACAGCGCTGCTCGCGGAGCGCCCCGACCTGCGCGACGGCTCCGAGGACGCCTGGGCCAAGCGCTGGACCGCGCTCAAGCCGCACGTGGAGGCCCACCTGTCCGGCGCGGGCAGCTCGCTCGCCGCCTTCGTCGGTGGCGTGGAGGCGGGCGGCGACGCCCACCTGTCGAAGCGGCTGGCCCGGCTGGGGGCGTGA